One Tachysurus vachellii isolate PV-2020 chromosome 8, HZAU_Pvac_v1, whole genome shotgun sequence genomic window carries:
- the sf3b1 gene encoding splicing factor 3B subunit 1 isoform X3 produces the protein MPARSYMDVMKEQHLSKEEREIRLQMAEKAKSGDLKAVNGSAASQAAAPKRKRRWDQTADQTPNSTPKKVSSWDQADSSADVCTPGHTPSNSRWDETPGRPKGSETPGATPSTRMWDPTPSHTPAGAATPGRDTPGHATPGHGGATSSVRKNRWDETPKTERETPGHGSGWAETPRTDRGDESVGETPTPGASKRKSRWDETPASQIGSSTPLLTPGKTPIGTPAMNMATPTPGHLMSMTPEQLQAWRWEREIDERNRPLTDEELDAMFPEGYKVLPPPAGYVPIRTPARKLSATPTPIGGMTGFHMQAEDRTTKQMNDQPSGNLPFLKPDDIQYFDKLLVEVDESTLSPEEQKERKIMKLLLKIKNGTPPMRKAALRQITDKAREFGAGPLFNQILPLLMSPTLEDQERHLLVKVIDRILYKLDDLVRPYVHKILVVIEPLLIDEDYYARVEGREIISNLAKAAGLATMISTMRPDIDNMDEYVRNTTARAFAVVASALGIPSLLPFLKAVCKSKKSWQARHTGIKIVQQIAILMGCAILPHLRSLVEIIEHGLVDEQQKVRTISALAIAALAEAATPYGIESFDSVLKPLWKGIRQHRGKGLAAFLKAIGYLIPLMDAEYANYYTREVMLILIREFQSPDEEMKKIVLKVVKQCCGTDGVEANYIKTEILPPFFKHFWQHRMALDRRNYRQLVDTTVELANKVGAAEIISRIVDDLKDEAEQYRKMVMETIEKIMGNLGAADIDHKLEEQLIDGILYAFQEQTTEDSVMLNGFGTVVNALGKRVKPYLPQICGTVLWRLNNKSAKVRQQAADLISRTAVVMKTCQEEKLMGHLGVVLYEYLGEEYPEVLGSILGALKAIVNVIGMHKMTPPIKDLLPRLTPILKNRHEKVQENCIDLVGRIADRGAEYVSAREWMRICFELLELLKAHKKAIRRATVNTFGYIAKAIGPHDVLATLLNNLKVQERQNRVCTTVAIAIVAETCSPFTVLPALMNEYRVPELNVQNGVLKSLSFLFEYIGEMGKDYIYAVTPLLEDALMDRDLVHRQTASAVVQHMSLGVYGFGCEDSLNHLLNYVWPNVFETSPHVIQAVMGALEGLRVAIGPCRMLQYCLQGLFHPARKVRDVYWKIYNSIYIGSQDALIAHYPLIYNDEKNPFVRYELDYFL, from the exons ATGCCTGCCAGATCTTACATGGATGTGATGAAGGAGCAGCATCTTTCTAAAGAAGAG AGAGAAATCAGGCTGCAGATGGCAGAAAAGGCAAAATCAGGTGACCTGAAAGCAGTCAATGGCTCTGCTGCATCTCAAGCTGCTGCTCCCAAACGCAAGCGTCGATGGGACCAGACTGCTGACCAGACCCCAAACTCTACTCCCAAAAAAGTGTCCAGCTGGGACCAGGCAGATAGCTCAGCAGATGTATGT ACACCAGGACACACACCTTCAAATAGTCGCTGGGATGAGACGCCTGGTCGTCCCAAGGGTAGTGAGACTCCTGGAGCCACCCCTAGTACACGCATGTGGGACCCCACGCCCAGCCACACACCTGCTGGTGCTGCAACGCCTGGCCGAGACACCCCTGGTCATGCCACCCCTGGTCATGGTGGTGCCACATCCAGTGTGCGCAAAAATCGTTGGGATGAGACACCAAAGACAGAAAGAG AGACACCGGGACATGGCAGTGGCTGGGCTGAGACTCCTCGAACAGACAGAGGGGATGAGTCTGTGGGAGAGACCCCAACTCCTGGAGCAAGCAAAAGGAAGTCCCGTTGGGATGAGACTCCTGCAAGTCAGATAGGCTCCTCCACACCTTTGCTCACTCCTGGAAAAACCCCTATTGGAACACCAGCTATGAATATGGCCACACCAACTCCAG GTCATTTGATGAGTATGACTCCTGAGCAGCTTCAAGCATGGCgttgggagagagagattgatgaGCGGAATCGTCCACTGACTGATGAAGAGCTGGATGCTATGTTTCCAGAAGGTTACAAG GTGCTGCCCCCACCAGCAGGCTACGTGCCTATCCGCACCCCTGCAAGGAAGTTATCTGCCACTCCAACACCCATTGGTGGCATGACTGGCTTCCACATGCAGGCTGAAGACCGAACCACCAAACAGATGAATGACCAACCATCTGGCAACCTACCTTTCCTAAAACCAGATGACATCCAGTACTTTGACAAACTTCTG GTCGAGGTGGATGAGTCCACTTTGAGTCCAGAAGAGCAGAAGGAGCGCAAGATCATGAAACtacttttgaaaataaaaaatggcacaCCTCCCATGAGAAAG GCCGCTCTCAGGCAAATCACCGACAAGGCCAGGGAATTTGGTGCTGGTCCGCTTTTCAATCAGATTCTGCCGCTGCTTATGTCTCCTACCCTTGAAGATCAGGAGCGCCATCTGTTGGTGAAGGTCATTGACCGCATCTTGTACAAACTGGACGACTTGGTTCGACCTTATGTCCACAAG ATCCTCGTGGTGATTGAGCCCTTGCTGATTGATGAAGATTACTATGCTAGAGTAGAGGGCAGAGAGATTATCTCCAACCTGGCAAAG gctGCTGGTCTGGCCACTATGATCTCCACAATGAGGCCTGACATTGACAACATGGACGAGTATGTGAGAAACACAACAGCTCGTGCCTTTGCTGTTGTGGCCTCTGCTTTGGGTATTCCCTCCCTCCTGCCTTTCCTCAAAGCTGTGTGCAAGAGCAAGAAGTCATGGCAGGCTCGACACACAGGCATCAAAATTGTGCAGCAAATTGCCATCCTCATGGGTTGTGCAATCTTGCCTCATCTCCGCAGCTTGGTGGAGATTATCGAACATG GTCTTGTGGATGAGCAGCAGAAGGTGCGAACCATCAGTGCTTTGGCTATTGCTGCTCTTGCAGAGGCTGCCACACCCTATGGTATTGAGTCTTTTGACTCTGTGCTAAAGCCCCTTTGGAAAGGTATCAGACAACACAGAGGAAAG GGTCTGGCTGCTTTCTTAAAAGCCATTGGATACTTGATTCCTCTTATGGATGCTGAGTATGCCAACTACTACACAAGGGAAGTGATGCTTATCCTCATTCGAGAGTTCCAGTCTCCAGATGAGGAGATGAAGAAGATTGTGCTGAAG GTGGTGAAGCAGTGTTGTGGGACAGATGGTGTGGAGGCCAACTACATCAAAACTGAGATTCTGCCCCCTTTCTTTAAACACTTCTGGCAGCACCGTATGGCCTTGGACAGGCGTAATTACAGACAG TTGGTAGACACTACTGTGGAGCTGGCCAACAAAGTTGGTGCAGCAGAAATCATCTCAAGAATCGTGGACGACCTGAAAGATGAAGCTGAGCAGTACAGAAAGATGGTGATGGAGACAATTGAGAAGATCATGGGTAACCTGGGTGCAGCAGACATTGACCACAAACTGGAGGAGCAGCTTATTGATGGCATCTTGTATGCGTTCCAAGAACAGACCACTGAG GACTCTGTGATGCTGAACGGTTTTGGAACAGTGGTGAATGCTCTGGGCAAGCGTGTTAAGCCCTACCTGCCTCAGATCTGCGGTACTGTCCTGTGGCGTCTAAACAACAAGTCTGCTAAAGTTCGTCAACAGGCTGCTGACCTAATTTCTCGCACAGCTGTGGTTATGAAGACCTGTCAAGAG GAGAAGCTGATGGGACATTTGGGTGTAGTGCTGTATGAGTACTTGGGAGAGGAATATCCTGAAGTGCTTGGAAGCATCCTCGGAGCCCTTAAAGCTATTGTTAATGTCATTG GTATGCACAAGATGACCCCTCCAATTAAAGATTTACTTCCTCGGTTGACACCAATCCTGAAAAACAGACATGAAAAGGTGCAAGAAAACTGCATTGATCTCGTGGGACGCATTGCTGACAG AGGTGCAGAGTATGTGTCTGCCAGGGAGTGGATGCGAATCTGTTTCGAACTGCTGGAGCTGCTGAAAGCTCACAAGAAGGCAATCCGACGAGCCACGGTCAACACTTTTGGCTACATCGCTAAGGCAATTGG ACCTCATGATGTGCTTGCCACGCTGCTTAACAACTTGAAAGTGCAGGAGAGGCAAAACAGAGTTTGCACAACAGTAGCGATAGCCATCGTGGCAGAAACATGCTCACCCTTTACCGTACTCCCAGCGCTGATGAATGAGTACCGTGTACCTGAACTTAATGTTCAGAATGGTGTTCTTAAATCCCTCTCCTtcttatttgaatatattggtGAAATGGGCAAGGATTATATCTATGCTGTCACTCCATTGTTGGAGGATGCTCTGATGGACAG AGACCTTGTGCATAGGCAGACAGCCAGCGCTGTAGTGCAGCACATGTCGCTGGGTGTGTATGGGTTTGGTTGTGAAGACTCGCTAAACCACTTGCTCAACTATGTTTGGCCTAACGTTTTTGAAACATCACCTCACGTTATCCAAGCCGTAATGGGAGCACTTGAGGGACTTCGTGTGGCTATTGGACCGTGCCGGATGTTACAGTATTGCCTGCAG GGTTTGTTCCATCCTGCACGGAAAGTTCGAGATGTGTACTGGAAGATTTATAACTCCATCTACATTGGCTCGCAGGATGCGCTGATCGCACATTATCCCCTCATCTACAATGATGAGAAGAACCCATTTGTCCGCTATGAGCTGGATTACTTtctgtaa